A region of Dethiosulfovibrio russensis DNA encodes the following proteins:
- the prfB gene encoding peptide chain release factor 2 (programmed frameshift) codes for MNNISTSAVLEELQALLSDLQESLDLPSLRGETGRLHEIMALPDFWGRDDAQRISTDLARLESRISSWDRMSSEYQDLVVLAELLDEEDDQELEAEFASRSESLSRSMEAFSMELLLNGNYDGNNAIMTVHAGSGGLDSQDWAEMLYRMYLRWCESNDYKTKILDYQRDEEGGIKTVTLLIAGNFAYGYLQSEVGVHRLIRISPFDTAKRRHTSFASVDVAPELPDDVEVDIRTEDLRIDTFRASGAGGQHVNMTDSAVRITHIPTGIVVSCQNERSQHMNKAVAMQVLRGKLYEKSMSERQDALDSLHDKKEISWGNQIRSYVLHPYTMVKDHRTGEETGNAAAVLDGDLERFILSYLRWRKR; via the exons GTGAATAATATATCCACATCCGCTGTATTGGAGGAACTTCAGGCTCTGCTGTCGGACCTGCAGGAAAGTCTT GACCTGCCTTCATTGAGAGGCGAGACCGGCAGACTTCACGAGATAATGGCTTTGCCCGATTTCTGGGGAAGAGACGATGCCCAGCGAATATCCACCGATCTGGCCAGGCTGGAGAGCAGGATATCCTCCTGGGACAGAATGAGCTCCGAGTATCAGGACTTGGTCGTCCTGGCCGAGCTTCTGGACGAGGAGGACGACCAGGAGTTGGAAGCGGAGTTTGCCTCCAGGTCCGAGAGTCTTTCCAGGTCGATGGAGGCCTTCAGCATGGAGCTTCTACTTAACGGGAACTACGACGGCAACAACGCCATAATGACCGTCCATGCCGGATCAGGAGGATTGGACTCTCAGGATTGGGCGGAGATGCTATACAGGATGTACCTCCGTTGGTGTGAGTCCAACGATTACAAAACCAAGATCCTGGACTATCAGAGGGACGAAGAAGGCGGCATAAAGACGGTGACTTTATTGATTGCGGGCAATTTCGCCTACGGCTATCTCCAATCGGAGGTAGGGGTTCATCGTCTGATTCGCATATCGCCTTTCGATACCGCGAAAAGAAGGCACACCAGCTTTGCCTCGGTAGACGTGGCTCCCGAGCTCCCGGACGATGTCGAGGTGGATATCAGGACCGAGGATCTGCGCATAGACACCTTCCGAGCTAGTGGAGCAGGGGGGCAGCATGTCAACATGACCGATTCAGCGGTTCGCATAACCCATATCCCGACCGGTATAGTCGTATCCTGTCAGAACGAGCGATCCCAGCATATGAATAAGGCGGTGGCGATGCAGGTGCTGAGGGGAAAACTATATGAGAAATCCATGTCGGAAAGACAGGATGCCCTGGACAGTCTCCACGACAAGAAGGAGATCTCCTGGGGCAATCAGATAAGGTCCTATGTGCTCCATCCCTATACCATGGTCAAGGATCACAGGACAGGCGAGGAGACTGGGAACGCTGCGGCGGTTCTGGACGGAGACCTGGAGCGGTTTATCCTGTCCTACCTCAGATGGAGAAAGAGATGA
- the pyrF gene encoding orotidine-5'-phosphate decarboxylase produces MHRDDELPLIMALDLDTLADARKTLNLVRGKLDYVKIGPRLFALGGVHFVKEMVDYGFKVFLDLKLHDIPNTIRLAVEAFGGIGLWSLTLHAAGGRRMLEEAVAARDRMGSSMKLFGISVLTSFNEEVWSEATPGCPMEEALRQRAWLCDDSGLDGVVCSPLDLPVIKDRVRPGLLKVVPGVRLTSLGDDQTRIATPCQAIKNGADYVVMGRPIYKADDIESAMNVIGDSIREGLKG; encoded by the coding sequence ATGCACCGAGACGACGAGCTTCCCCTGATAATGGCCCTGGACCTCGATACCCTGGCGGATGCCAGAAAGACGTTGAATCTGGTGAGGGGGAAACTTGATTACGTAAAGATAGGCCCGAGACTTTTCGCCCTCGGAGGAGTCCATTTTGTAAAGGAGATGGTGGACTACGGCTTCAAGGTCTTCCTCGATCTCAAGCTTCACGACATACCTAATACCATACGTCTCGCGGTGGAGGCCTTCGGAGGAATAGGACTTTGGTCCCTGACTCTGCACGCGGCGGGAGGTCGAAGGATGCTGGAGGAAGCGGTGGCTGCAAGGGATAGAATGGGCTCCTCTATGAAGCTTTTCGGTATCTCGGTGCTGACCAGCTTCAACGAGGAGGTCTGGTCGGAGGCGACCCCTGGTTGTCCCATGGAAGAGGCTTTGAGGCAGAGAGCCTGGTTGTGCGACGACTCCGGACTCGACGGGGTAGTCTGCTCTCCTCTGGACCTTCCGGTGATAAAAGACAGAGTCAGGCCCGGACTTCTCAAGGTGGTTCCCGGGGTCAGACTGACCTCTCTTGGAGACGACCAGACCAGGATAGCCACTCCCTGTCAGGCTATAAAGAACGGTGCGGATTACGTAGTGATGGGACGTCCCATATACAAGGCGGACGATATAGAATCGGCTATGAACGTTATAGGAGATTCCATAAGGGAGGGGCTCAAGGGATGA
- a CDS encoding dihydroorotate dehydrogenase: MLDLSVNIGSVPLRSPVIIASGTWGYDESLWRDDLLRHVGAVCSKAITESPKDGNPGHRIWETPCGLLNSIGLQNTGIDDFVDEKVPKLKSYGVPIIANVSMEDERGLARMVERLMEVADCVAAIELNVSCPNVDKGCMSWGVSPVLTSQAVSMVREVWRGPLWVKMTPQAPDPEGVARAAEDSGADALVVANTWLGMAIDVDGRKAVFDRVVAGFSGPAVFPMALRLVWQVSSAVSIPVIGCGGVSSGRDLLAMIMAGATAIELGTGMFRDIRLPENILREVKAYMTEEKVEELRSLVGVAKK, from the coding sequence ATGCTTGATCTTTCGGTCAATATCGGATCGGTGCCCCTTCGATCTCCGGTGATAATAGCCTCCGGTACGTGGGGTTACGACGAATCTCTCTGGAGAGACGATCTTCTCCGTCACGTCGGAGCCGTCTGTTCAAAGGCCATAACCGAATCGCCTAAAGACGGCAACCCCGGTCATAGAATATGGGAAACTCCCTGCGGTTTGCTGAACAGCATAGGGCTCCAGAACACCGGAATAGACGATTTCGTAGACGAAAAGGTCCCCAAGCTCAAGTCTTATGGCGTTCCGATAATAGCCAACGTGTCCATGGAGGACGAGAGAGGGCTCGCCCGGATGGTGGAACGGCTGATGGAGGTGGCGGACTGCGTGGCCGCCATCGAGCTGAACGTGTCCTGTCCCAACGTGGACAAGGGATGCATGTCATGGGGGGTAAGCCCTGTCCTGACGTCTCAGGCGGTGTCGATGGTACGGGAGGTCTGGAGAGGACCTCTATGGGTCAAGATGACCCCTCAAGCCCCCGATCCGGAGGGGGTGGCCAGAGCTGCCGAGGACTCCGGAGCTGACGCTTTGGTCGTAGCAAATACATGGCTGGGCATGGCTATAGACGTCGACGGCAGAAAGGCGGTCTTCGACAGAGTGGTGGCGGGATTTTCCGGCCCGGCGGTCTTCCCGATGGCCCTTCGCCTCGTCTGGCAGGTCTCGTCAGCCGTGTCCATTCCGGTCATAGGCTGCGGCGGAGTCTCCTCCGGTCGGGATCTTCTGGCCATGATAATGGCCGGAGCTACCGCCATTGAGCTCGGCACGGGAATGTTCAGGGATATTCGTCTTCCCGAGAATATCCTCAGAGAGGTAAAGGCCTACATGACCGAGGAAAAAGTAGAGGAACTGAGATCTCTTGTAGGAGTCGCCAAAAAGTAG
- the pyrE gene encoding orotate phosphoribosyltransferase: MSQIRDKLEELMVESGAYLKGHFLLTSGKHSGHYMQCAMMLRFPDKAEFAGRSIAEALKGKSIDFVASPAIGGLIIGHEVAKALGVPFIFCERENGKMSLRRFPVPVGERFVVVEDVITTGGSAAEVGRCLAEAGCDWVDTACIVDRSGGKHCFDKDPVSLWKVSFPVYDPDECPLCSDGSKPYKPGSRQV, translated from the coding sequence ATGAGTCAGATAAGGGATAAACTCGAGGAGCTTATGGTGGAGTCCGGAGCGTACCTGAAGGGGCATTTTCTCCTCACTTCCGGCAAGCATAGCGGTCATTATATGCAGTGTGCCATGATGCTTCGTTTTCCCGATAAGGCGGAGTTCGCCGGTCGTAGCATAGCCGAGGCGTTGAAGGGAAAGTCCATCGACTTCGTAGCATCTCCCGCCATAGGGGGGCTCATAATAGGTCACGAGGTAGCCAAAGCCCTCGGAGTTCCCTTTATCTTCTGCGAGAGGGAAAACGGAAAGATGTCCCTCAGGAGGTTCCCTGTTCCGGTCGGAGAGCGTTTCGTGGTAGTGGAGGACGTCATCACCACCGGAGGCTCCGCTGCCGAGGTGGGAAGGTGTCTCGCCGAGGCAGGATGCGACTGGGTGGACACAGCCTGCATAGTGGACAGAAGCGGAGGAAAGCACTGCTTCGATAAGGACCCCGTGTCTTTATGGAAGGTCTCCTTTCCCGTATACGACCCGGACGAATGTCCTCTCTGTTCGGATGGCAGCAAACCTTACAAACCGGGCAGTCGCCAGGTCTGA
- the selD gene encoding selenide, water dikinase SelD, with the protein MPRLTEMSRTSGUAAKIGPADLDEVLKAFPVPEDDRLITTWDCGEDAALWEIDENRVGILTLDFITPVVDDPKAWGEIAAANAISDVFAMGGRPFVALNIVAFPINCLPLDTLKAVMEGGYSKVIDSGAFLMGGHSVEDEEPKYGLCVFGEVEKDALWKTTGADPGDLLILTKPLGSGIIATAVKADMVDDSAWAEDATKWMSKLNDLPLKMPRSMRKAIKSCTDVTGFGLAGHCLDMLSTQKVNLEMESKKLPLMDGALELASMGLLPAGAYTNRSLYEGRVDGLDSMGERADFLFDPQTSGGLLLAVSPDKSEELMELAIDNGFEKTTVIGRFKDGDGRIQIV; encoded by the coding sequence ATGCCTCGACTGACCGAGATGTCAAGGACGAGCGGCTGAGCCGCAAAGATAGGTCCGGCGGACCTAGACGAGGTACTGAAGGCCTTTCCGGTCCCCGAAGACGACCGTCTTATAACGACCTGGGACTGCGGAGAGGACGCTGCACTTTGGGAGATAGACGAGAATAGGGTCGGCATACTCACATTGGATTTCATAACCCCCGTGGTTGACGATCCCAAAGCCTGGGGAGAGATAGCGGCGGCCAACGCCATAAGCGACGTGTTCGCCATGGGAGGCAGACCTTTCGTGGCCCTCAATATCGTCGCCTTCCCCATTAACTGTCTCCCTTTGGATACCCTGAAGGCCGTGATGGAAGGAGGTTACTCGAAGGTAATCGACTCTGGTGCCTTTCTCATGGGAGGACACAGCGTAGAGGACGAGGAGCCCAAGTACGGGCTCTGTGTTTTCGGAGAGGTGGAAAAAGACGCCCTCTGGAAGACAACCGGGGCCGACCCGGGGGACCTGCTCATACTGACCAAACCCCTGGGAAGCGGCATAATAGCCACCGCGGTAAAGGCAGATATGGTGGACGACTCTGCTTGGGCCGAAGATGCTACGAAATGGATGAGCAAATTAAACGATCTGCCTCTCAAGATGCCCCGATCTATGAGAAAAGCCATCAAGAGCTGCACCGACGTCACCGGTTTCGGACTGGCCGGTCACTGTCTAGATATGCTTTCGACTCAAAAGGTGAACCTGGAAATGGAATCGAAAAAGCTACCTCTGATGGACGGTGCCCTGGAGCTCGCCTCCATGGGACTTCTACCCGCCGGGGCCTACACCAACAGGTCCCTTTACGAGGGAAGGGTGGATGGACTGGATTCGATGGGCGAAAGGGCCGACTTCCTCTTCGATCCTCAGACCAGTGGAGGGCTTCTCCTGGCAGTCTCGCCCGATAAAAGCGAGGAGCTTATGGAGTTGGCCATCGATAACGGTTTCGAGAAAACCACGGTAATAGGACGTTTCAAAGATGGAGACGGAAGGATACAGATAGTTTAA